The Streptomyces sp. NBC_01197 genome window below encodes:
- a CDS encoding response regulator transcription factor, which translates to MIRLLLAEDQAMVREALAALLGLEPDFEVVAQVARGDEILAAARAHAVDVALLDIEMPGMTGIEAAAQLHRELPALKVVVLTTFGRPGYLRRAMESGAHAFLVKDAPAAQLATAVRKVLDGERVIDPTLAAAALSDGANPLTDREREVLRAAADGSTNAELAAALHLSQGTVRNYLSTAIQKLTARNRAEAVRIAREKGWL; encoded by the coding sequence ATGATCAGGCTCTTGCTCGCCGAGGACCAGGCCATGGTCCGGGAGGCCCTGGCCGCGCTGCTCGGCCTGGAGCCGGATTTCGAGGTCGTGGCCCAGGTGGCCCGCGGCGACGAGATCCTGGCCGCCGCCCGGGCCCACGCCGTGGATGTCGCGCTGCTCGACATCGAGATGCCGGGCATGACCGGCATCGAGGCGGCGGCCCAGCTCCACCGTGAACTGCCCGCGCTCAAGGTCGTCGTGCTGACCACCTTCGGCCGCCCCGGCTATCTGCGCCGGGCCATGGAGTCGGGCGCCCACGCCTTCCTGGTAAAGGACGCCCCCGCGGCGCAACTGGCCACCGCCGTACGGAAGGTGCTCGACGGTGAGCGGGTCATCGACCCCACGCTGGCGGCCGCGGCGCTCTCGGACGGCGCGAACCCGCTGACGGACCGCGAGCGCGAGGTGCTGCGCGCGGCGGCGGACGGCTCGACCAACGCGGAACTGGCGGCGGCGCTGCACCTGTCGCAGGGGACCGTCCGCAACTACCTCTCGACGGCGATCCAGAAACTGACGGCCCGCAACCGGGCCGAGGCGGTGCGGATCGCCCGCGAGAAGGGCTGGCTCTGA
- a CDS encoding ABC transporter permease translates to MRTLVKLEIIRTLRNRKFMFFSILYPSILYLIISSGASSGRVSGTGLTLQNFYVVAMASFGALTAVLMGNSERIAKEREKGWVRQLRLTSLPGRGYVLAKIGSAAVVTLPCIVVVFIVAAIAKNVRFDAWQWLALTGVIWAGSLVFAALGVAIGYIASGDAVRPITMIIYFGLSILGGLWIPTTTFPTWLQNIAEWLPTHAYAGLGQAIELGNAPHAKDVVILFVYFLIFAGGAAWLYRKDTLKA, encoded by the coding sequence ATGAGGACCCTGGTCAAGCTCGAAATCATCCGGACCCTGCGGAACCGGAAGTTCATGTTCTTCTCGATCCTCTACCCCTCGATCCTCTACCTGATCATCTCCAGCGGGGCGTCGTCGGGCCGGGTGAGCGGAACCGGCCTCACCCTGCAGAACTTCTACGTGGTCGCGATGGCCTCCTTCGGCGCGCTCACCGCCGTCCTCATGGGCAACAGCGAACGCATCGCGAAGGAGCGCGAGAAGGGCTGGGTGCGCCAGCTGCGCCTCACCTCGCTGCCGGGCCGTGGCTACGTCCTCGCGAAGATCGGCAGTGCGGCCGTGGTCACGCTGCCGTGCATCGTCGTCGTCTTCATCGTGGCGGCGATCGCCAAGAACGTACGGTTCGACGCCTGGCAGTGGCTCGCCCTGACCGGAGTCATCTGGGCCGGCAGCCTGGTCTTCGCCGCGCTCGGGGTCGCCATCGGGTACATCGCCAGCGGTGACGCGGTCCGGCCGATCACGATGATCATCTACTTCGGCCTCTCCATCCTCGGCGGCCTCTGGATCCCCACGACGACCTTCCCGACGTGGCTGCAGAACATCGCGGAGTGGCTGCCCACCCACGCGTACGCCGGTCTCGGCCAGGCCATCGAGCTGGGCAACGCCCCGCACGCCAAGGACGTCGTCATCCTCTTCGTGTACTTCCTCATCTTCGCGGGCGGCGCCGCCTGGCTGTACCGGAAGGACACACTGAAGGCGTGA
- a CDS encoding sensor histidine kinase produces the protein MNQERAVGIGKVPENTREAARKMLWIGIWLIFLGTPLNALLDGRYPAAGQALGWSGLTVFVGLYLVTVFRNTSRMLSPRTVHLSLAVLGALAIGLNLALGSPWLVLFVYVAVNCGAVLSLRRATWGILGTTALMCLLSLRDDHPLELAGPLLIPALLGGFAMTGVRQLIRTTVELKEARATVAQLAANEERLRMARDLHDLLGHSLSVITLKSELAGRMLPGRPEQAATQVADIEQVSRQALTDVREAVTGYRRPTLPGELAGARTALAAAGIVADVPTDVPDDCRTGDLDEDQEAALAWALREGITNVVRHSAARHCTVALSSRQTLGGRRLELVVRDDGRNAVAGPHGNGLTGLAERLAKAGGTLGTQAGPGFTLTARVPIGSGA, from the coding sequence GTGAACCAGGAACGAGCGGTCGGCATCGGGAAGGTACCGGAGAACACCAGGGAAGCCGCCAGGAAGATGCTCTGGATCGGCATCTGGCTGATCTTCCTCGGGACCCCGCTGAACGCGCTGCTCGACGGCCGCTACCCGGCCGCCGGGCAGGCGCTCGGCTGGAGCGGGCTGACCGTCTTCGTCGGCCTGTATCTCGTCACCGTCTTCCGGAACACCAGCCGCATGCTCTCGCCGAGGACGGTCCACCTCAGCCTGGCAGTCCTCGGCGCGCTCGCCATCGGGCTCAACCTCGCCCTCGGCTCCCCCTGGCTCGTGCTCTTCGTGTACGTGGCGGTGAACTGCGGCGCGGTCCTGTCGTTGCGCAGGGCGACCTGGGGAATCCTCGGGACCACGGCGCTGATGTGCCTCCTCTCGCTCCGCGACGACCATCCGCTGGAGCTCGCGGGGCCGTTGCTCATCCCGGCGCTGCTCGGCGGATTCGCGATGACCGGGGTGCGGCAACTGATCCGTACGACGGTCGAGCTGAAGGAGGCCCGCGCCACGGTCGCCCAGCTCGCCGCCAACGAGGAGCGGCTGCGGATGGCCCGCGACCTCCACGACCTCCTCGGCCACTCCCTGTCGGTGATCACCCTCAAGTCCGAGCTGGCCGGCCGGATGCTGCCCGGCCGGCCGGAACAGGCGGCCACCCAGGTCGCGGACATCGAGCAGGTCAGCCGACAGGCGCTGACGGACGTACGGGAAGCGGTCACCGGCTACCGCCGCCCCACCCTGCCCGGCGAACTGGCGGGCGCCCGTACCGCGTTGGCTGCCGCAGGCATCGTGGCCGATGTGCCCACCGATGTGCCGGACGACTGCCGGACCGGCGACCTGGACGAGGACCAGGAGGCCGCCCTGGCCTGGGCGCTGCGCGAGGGCATCACCAACGTCGTACGCCACAGCGCGGCCCGCCACTGCACGGTCGCGCTCAGCTCCCGGCAGACCCTGGGCGGCCGCCGTCTCGAACTCGTGGTGCGTGACGACGGCAGGAACGCCGTGGCAGGCCCGCACGGCAACGGACTCACCGGCCTGGCCGAGCGCCTCGCCAAGGCAGGCGGCACGCTCGGTACGCAGGCCGGTCCTGGCTTCACCCTCACCGCCCGTGTCCCCATAGGATCCGGGGCATGA
- a CDS encoding ABC transporter ATP-binding protein, whose amino-acid sequence MTKTTAPPTTVASFENVNKSYGEVHAVAGLTLDLHPGETVALLGPNGAGKSSALDLLLGLRNADSGTVRVFGTTPEQAIRDGRVGAMLQSGGLMEEVKVRELVQLACDLHRHPRPVADVLDRAGITQIADRMVNKLSGGQEQRVRFALATAGDNDLIVLDEPTTGMDVSARHAFWATMREQADQGRTVLFATHYLEEADAIADRVLVLHKGRLLADGTASEIKAKAGARRIAFDLEGAIDEDALRGLPFLTAFDVSGRTVRIQSSDADATVHALYGLGLYPRNLEVAGLGLEQAFVAITEAEEAKAV is encoded by the coding sequence ATGACGAAGACGACAGCACCGCCCACCACCGTGGCGAGCTTCGAGAACGTGAACAAGAGCTACGGCGAGGTGCACGCCGTAGCCGGGCTCACGCTTGATCTGCACCCCGGCGAGACCGTCGCACTCCTCGGTCCCAACGGGGCGGGCAAGTCATCGGCGCTCGACCTCCTGCTCGGACTGCGCAATGCCGACTCGGGCACCGTCCGGGTCTTCGGCACCACCCCGGAGCAGGCCATCAGGGACGGCCGCGTCGGCGCGATGCTGCAGAGCGGCGGCCTGATGGAGGAGGTCAAGGTCCGCGAGCTGGTCCAGCTGGCCTGCGACCTGCACCGCCACCCGCGTCCGGTCGCCGACGTACTCGACCGCGCGGGCATCACGCAGATCGCCGACCGCATGGTCAACAAGCTCTCCGGCGGCCAGGAGCAGCGAGTCCGCTTCGCGCTGGCGACGGCGGGGGACAACGACCTGATCGTCCTCGACGAGCCGACCACCGGCATGGACGTCTCCGCGCGGCACGCCTTCTGGGCCACCATGCGCGAACAGGCCGACCAGGGCCGTACGGTCCTCTTCGCCACGCACTACCTGGAGGAGGCGGACGCCATCGCCGACCGCGTCCTGGTCCTCCACAAGGGCCGGCTGCTCGCCGACGGGACCGCGTCCGAGATCAAGGCCAAGGCCGGTGCCCGGCGGATCGCCTTCGACCTGGAGGGCGCCATCGACGAGGACGCGCTGCGCGGTCTCCCGTTCCTGACGGCCTTCGACGTCTCCGGCCGCACCGTCCGTATCCAGTCGTCCGACGCCGACGCCACCGTCCACGCGCTGTACGGACTCGGGCTCTACCCCCGCAACCTCGAAGTCGCGGGCCTCGGCCTGGAGCAGGCCTTCGTCGCCATCACCGAGGCCGAGGAGGCCAAAGCAGTATGA